The following coding sequences lie in one Rutidosis leptorrhynchoides isolate AG116_Rl617_1_P2 chromosome 6, CSIRO_AGI_Rlap_v1, whole genome shotgun sequence genomic window:
- the LOC139853802 gene encoding heat shock 70 kDa protein 3-like — protein sequence MERYHKAMVNHCVQEFKKRQKKDVSKNARAMGRLKVACEKAKRDMATTFQTSIEVDCLYEGTGFTIKFTRAKFEELNVGFFKKCIEHVESCLRDGNMHKNNVDDIVLVGGSTRIPKAEAVAFGAAVLDANLTGNGDKNVKDLILLDVTPLSLGISIHDDVLGAYTMSVLIPRNTPIPTKKQDDYVTGIDNQATITISVYQGESNKIKDNIFLDEFTLHGVPPDRAGEQKVLPAAADVGLYLAKWQSRPIHHKMGSLGQPFGFNGSRENKGNGSKMDPSLVR from the exons atggagcgatatcacaAGGCTATGGTTAATCACTGCGTACAAGAATTCAAAAAAAGACAAAAGAAAGATGTCAGTAAAAATGCAAGAGCGATGGGGAGGTTGAAGGTTGCTTGTGAGAAAGCAAAGAGGGATATGGCCACAACATTTCAGACTTCAATTGAAGTCGATTGCTTGTATGAGGGAACTGGTTTTACAATAAAATTTACAAGGGCAAAGTTTGAGGAGTTAAATGTTGGTTTCTTTAAGAAATGTATTGAGCATGTAGAAAGTTGTTTAAGAGACGGTAATATGCACAAAAATAACGTTGATGACATAGTGCTTGTTGGTGGCTCAACTAGAATTCCCAAG GCTGAAGCTGTTGCTTTTGGTGCAGCAGTGTTAGATGCAAACTTAACTGGTAACGGCGATAAAAATGTGAAggatttaatacttttagacgtgaCCCCTCTGTCCCTTGGCATCTCGATCCATGATGATGTACTAGGGGCTTATACAATGAGTGTTTTAATCCCGAGGAACACACCAATACCCACCAAGAAGCAAGATGATTATGTTACAGGCATCGACAATCAGGCAACTATAACGATAAGTGTATATCAGGGTGAGAGCAACAAAATTAAGGACAACATCTTCCTTGATGAATTCACTCTCCATGGCGTGCCACCGGACCGTGCAGGTGAACAAAAGGTACTG CCAGCTGCAGCTGATGTAGGCTTATACCTGGCAAAGTGGCAATCAAGACCCATACATCACAAAATGGGTTCATTGGGTCAACCATTTGGGTTCAATGGGTCTCGAGAAAACAAAGGGAATGGGTCTAAAATGGACCCATCTTTAGTCCGTTAA